From Mya arenaria isolate MELC-2E11 chromosome 1, ASM2691426v1, a single genomic window includes:
- the LOC128226566 gene encoding uncharacterized protein LOC128226566 has product MAENFCLFIWINDNPISGSVLRIRNIVHPRRDFNAYTEGETVTVKCPGIGKHDALIGKIGGNEDKKTIEAVLADSGRFQELLLKFKNDVLPDGGNNIVVSDKVKTVVVKPKTVKRKVCFSDKQTAAVEEDKLETIAEELALADLSQSVQKSDETGPLVRSSLQLLGGEDSAFEIRRSPRRTHSTPCSESCVSRQEFIQLQSQCATVEFWCRQMWSDIQAMKAERQESFQNQHDFQQNFIHDNLMEDSHMSASEEAQPLTSECSKPTLSTPSTPTTPTTPTSSISMTGSYAGYSKVQILEEAKRQKNYKKATARVFRLLFTKQEINGRSLFGKKNTSGDVRPALADQSKLAFLEDCIVEVWGIRKEMVRVVLRHLLKPSRIS; this is encoded by the exons ATGGCGGAAAATTTTTGCCTTTTCATTTGGATAAATGATAATCCCATAAGTGGGAGTGTGCTAAGAATTCGGAATATAGTGCATCCAAGAAGGGACTTTAATGCCTATACCGAAGGAGAGACGGTTACCGTCAAATGCCCTGGAATTGGAAAGCATGATGCCTTAATCGGGAAAATTGGAG GAAATGAAGACAAGAAGACGATTGAAGCTGTCCTGGCCGATTCTGGTCGATTTCAAGAACTGCTTTTGAAGTTCAAA AATGATGTATTGCCAGACGGCGGAAATAACATAGTGGTGTCAGACAAGGTGAAG ACTGTTGTTGTCAAGCCAAAAACAGTTAAGAGGAAAGTGTGCTTTTCGGACAAGCAAACAGCTGCAGTTGAAGAG gATAAATTGGAAACGATTGCTGAGGAGCTAGCTCTTGCTGATCTTTCACAGTCTGTACAGAAGag tgaTGAAACTGGGCCGCTGGTAAGATCCAGTCTACAGCTGCTAGGGGGGGAAGACAGTGCCTTCGAGATTAGGAGATCCCCAAGGAGGACGCATTCAACCCCCTGTAGTGAATCGTGTGTTTCTCGGCAAGAGTTTATCCAACTTCAAAGTCAATGTGCTACTGTCGAGTTTTGGTGTCGACAGATGTGGAGTGACATCCAG gCCATGAAGGCAGAACGTCAAGAAAGTTTCCAAAATCAACATGATTTTCAGCAG AATTTCATACATGATAACCTGATGGAGGATTCACACATGTCAGCCTCGGAGGAAGCCCAGCCCCTGACATCTGAGTGTTCAAAGCCTACTCTTTCAACTCCGTCTACACCTACTACACCTACTACACCTACATCTTCCATATCGATGACGGGGTCTTATGCAGGGTATTCAAAG GTGCAAATTCTGGAGGAAGCAAAGCGGCAAAAAAATTACAAGAAGGCGACCGCAAGAGTGTTCCGCCTTCTTTTCACCAAACAGGAAATCAATGGGAGGAGCCTCTTCGGAAAGAAGAACACATCAGGGGATGTGAGGCCTGCACTGGCTGATCAGTCAAAACTGGCTTTTTTGGAAG ACTGCATTGTAGAAGTATGGGGAATCCGCAAGGAGATGGTTCGAGTTGTCCTGAGGCATCTCCTGAAGCCGTCAAGAATATCTTaa